A stretch of the Blastocatellia bacterium genome encodes the following:
- a CDS encoding Cof-type HAD-IIB family hydrolase translates to MDIKLLALDIDGTLLNSQYHVSDENRRAIHQARSRGVDVVLVTGRRFAFALPVVRELGLQTPLICHNGALTKQTETWAVIDYYPLAAETARHVVSIGKSLGADMICSYDPEGYGRLVFESLSPESLRLRTYMPQNPIGLEQVDDLCSYIQDDPIQVMSTGTCERIDRLEAALLAELNGRATLLKTAYPHRDLSILDILAPQCSKGRALARLAERAGLRREQVMAVGDNHNDLHMLEFAGIGVVMGNAEEPIKRAPFYLTASNDEHGVAQAIARFILRG, encoded by the coding sequence ATGGACATCAAGCTCTTAGCGCTGGATATTGACGGAACGCTGCTCAACTCGCAATATCACGTCAGCGACGAGAATCGCCGGGCGATTCATCAGGCGCGGTCTCGTGGTGTTGATGTTGTGTTGGTGACAGGTCGGCGATTTGCTTTTGCGTTGCCGGTGGTACGTGAATTGGGCCTGCAAACGCCACTCATTTGCCACAACGGCGCGCTGACTAAGCAGACGGAGACATGGGCGGTGATAGATTACTATCCGCTGGCTGCCGAGACGGCTCGCCATGTTGTGAGCATCGGCAAAAGCCTTGGCGCGGATATGATCTGTTCGTATGATCCTGAAGGCTATGGGCGGCTCGTCTTCGAGTCGCTTTCGCCGGAAAGCCTTCGGCTCAGAACGTATATGCCCCAGAACCCAATTGGTCTGGAGCAGGTTGATGATCTATGCAGCTATATTCAAGACGATCCGATTCAGGTGATGTCCACTGGCACATGCGAGCGCATTGATCGCTTGGAAGCGGCGTTGCTGGCTGAGTTGAACGGTCGAGCGACACTGTTGAAGACGGCCTATCCGCATCGCGATCTGTCTATTTTGGACATCCTTGCCCCGCAGTGTTCAAAAGGGCGGGCGCTGGCGCGCTTGGCTGAGCGTGCCGGATTGAGGCGGGAGCAGGTCATGGCTGTTGGCGATAATCACAATGATCTGCACATGCTGGAATTTGCTGGCATCGGCGTGGTCATGGGCAATGCTGAAGAGCCGATCAAGCGCGCGCCGTTTTATCTGACCGCCTCCAACGACGAGCATGGCGTGGCTCAGGCCATCGCCCGGTTCATTTTACGTGGTTAA
- a CDS encoding S8 family serine peptidase encodes MDAAAATCPLCLRPGAVPVLAFEQPSARVLIELIAHNHPRWSPEQGLCRRCLAKFDRLLVRLRQYHPAFADRTYWIIPTPVRLDTDDRYTGRGVTIAFLDSGFYVHPDLVKPDNRIRAYVNILKEHASVEELNQEITQPHVDAWHGMMTSVVAAGNGYLSHGVYRGIAYEATVVLVKVGSIHRITHDDIRRGIEWVIAHRQEYGIRVLNISCGGDYEASYLVDPLAQAADAAVRAGIVVVAAAGNKGHEPRHPVIAPANAPSVITVGGLDDNNQLDWSGFRMYRSSYGPTLDGLQKPEIIAPSIWLAAPILPGTPVADQARLLELICQAPLRRVKAVLQAHPGVEPILDQASDQSPVALQKLARHLMRANNVISQHYKHVDGTSFAAPIVSSIVAQMLQANPQLTPQQVKLALIESARRLPRYDVDKQGWGVINPRRAIRRALGWAQMPLPHDEQPHRNGS; translated from the coding sequence ATGGACGCTGCTGCTGCCACCTGTCCACTTTGTTTGCGGCCTGGCGCCGTGCCGGTGCTCGCGTTTGAGCAGCCGTCTGCTCGCGTGCTGATCGAGCTGATTGCTCACAATCATCCGCGTTGGTCGCCCGAGCAGGGTCTTTGCCGGCGGTGCTTAGCCAAGTTTGATCGCTTGCTGGTGCGGCTCCGGCAATACCATCCTGCGTTTGCTGACCGGACCTACTGGATTATCCCAACGCCGGTGCGACTGGACACGGATGATCGCTACACGGGCCGAGGCGTGACCATTGCGTTTTTAGATTCGGGTTTCTATGTCCATCCTGATTTGGTCAAACCGGACAATCGCATTCGCGCCTACGTCAATATCCTGAAAGAGCACGCTTCCGTTGAAGAACTCAATCAAGAGATTACGCAGCCCCATGTAGATGCCTGGCACGGGATGATGACGTCGGTGGTCGCGGCTGGTAACGGTTACCTTTCGCACGGTGTGTATCGAGGGATCGCTTATGAGGCGACCGTTGTGTTGGTGAAAGTCGGCTCGATTCACCGCATCACTCATGATGACATTCGTCGAGGCATCGAGTGGGTGATTGCGCATCGTCAAGAGTATGGGATTCGCGTGCTGAACATTTCCTGTGGCGGCGATTATGAAGCTTCTTACCTGGTTGATCCGTTGGCGCAAGCGGCCGATGCAGCGGTGCGAGCAGGTATCGTTGTCGTAGCGGCGGCTGGCAACAAAGGACATGAACCGAGGCATCCGGTGATTGCGCCGGCCAACGCGCCCTCCGTCATTACGGTGGGAGGGCTGGATGACAACAATCAACTTGATTGGAGCGGCTTTCGCATGTATCGCTCCAGCTATGGACCAACACTGGACGGCTTGCAGAAGCCGGAGATCATCGCGCCATCTATCTGGCTGGCTGCGCCGATCCTGCCCGGCACGCCGGTGGCTGATCAGGCTCGTTTGTTGGAGTTGATCTGTCAAGCTCCGTTGCGTCGCGTCAAAGCTGTGCTACAAGCTCATCCTGGGGTTGAACCGATACTGGATCAGGCGAGCGATCAATCGCCAGTCGCGCTTCAAAAATTAGCCCGCCACCTGATGCGAGCCAATAATGTGATTAGTCAACATTACAAGCACGTGGATGGCACATCCTTTGCCGCCCCTATTGTCTCGTCCATCGTCGCCCAGATGCTACAAGCCAACCCGCAGTTGACGCCGCAGCAAGTCAAATTAGCGTTGATTGAATCAGCGCGACGTTTGCCACGCTACGATGTAGACAAGCAAGGCTGGGGAGTGATCAATCCGCGCCGCGCGATTCGCCGAGCGCTCGGGTGGGCTCAGATGCCGCTGCCTCATGACGAGCAGCCTCACAGGAATGGCTCATGA